The following DNA comes from Candidatus Methylomirabilis sp..
CGCAGCGGCTTCCTCCACCACATATTGGATGGTAGGCTTATCCACGATCGGGAGCATCTCTTTCGGCTGCGCCTTCGTTGCAGGGAGGAACCGCGTCCCCAACCCCGCAGCAGGTACAATTGCCTTACGAATCCGCATTGGTCACGCCCATTCTGAGTCTATTTGAACTGTATGAGAGCGGTGTAATCTCAAGGGAAGATCTTAGGGGAACCTGCAGAGGGATCATGTCTGCAATGATCGCTCTGGAAAAGTCGGCACTGAGGCTGGTGACCATCATGTCCAGGCGCATTCCTTTCCCGCCCAACTGGGCAAGAATAGGCACAGGCAACCACAAACCGCACGATCGGATTTCGCTCTTGCGAACGATCCTTAGCTCTTTCGACTCCTACACCTTTTGAATGATCTTCGTTGTTTTATACAGTTGTTTTATATAGCTCTTTTGCCAAAAAGTCAAGCACAGGTGGCGGGACCGATAGCAGTTCAGTGCGAAAAATTTTCCTGCATTGCAGCACTATCAAGATGCCGGGGTACCGACAATCAGGTGTCCAGCCTCTGCCGTCAGCCCGGAGGACTCTTAGCCTATGACGGACATCCCCTTGCTGCCATAGGGCTCAGCTTGACGCTTTACTCGTCTTTCCAGTATGATGAAGTTGTCTATATGTTTATCCGCGGTTATGCCTCACCTGAGAGTGTATGCGTCGAAAGGGGGCGTATCTCCCTGAATGCCTGGCGCCTTGAGGGTGTTGCAACCCTCGTCCTGCTCATGCTCACGGCCTGTGCTTCCAGTTACGTCGTGGACGGCATCTTTGTTGATGAGGCCAGAGGTTTCACGATCCCGCTGTTGCGCGAGGGTTGGCAACGGTTCGAGTTGGAAGGGGCTGACCTCGCGTTCCGGGCGGAGCCTGGCGGCCAAGTTGCCGCATTGCTAGTCAGTTGCGAAGGCAAGCAGCCGATCCCCCCCCTCCGAATCCTGGCCAGACGCCTGTTTTTTGGGATTGGCGCAAAGCGGGTAATGGCGCAGGAGTCCGTTTCGCTGAACGGCACGGAGGCGATCCACATACTGCTGGAGGGGCGACTGAAGGACACCGAGGTGAGAGTCAGTAGTTATGTCGCTAAGGATGGTGATTGCGCCTACGATCTGGTCTACGTAGCTTCTCCTGAACTTTTTCAGGACCGGCTGCCGGAATTTGAGCGGTTTGTCAAGGGGTGGGTCTTGACTGAAAAGGGTTCAGAGTTCAAAGTTCAAAGTCGAGGTAAAGCACCGCAATAGGGACAGATCATGCGGAATGTCGCTGTAGCTCTTGGAGGCCGGTCGATTCGACTGCTCGAATTGCTGGGCGGGCTCTCGCAGCTTACCTATGACACCATGCATTGCGCCTTCACGCCCCCCATCAACCCCCGCGCGCTTATTCAGCAGGTCGATCATATCGGCGTGAAATCGATCTCGATCGCCGCCGTGGCCGCGGTCTTCACCGGCCTTGTCCTGGCGCTGCAGACCGCGTACGGCCTGAGCCGATTCGGGGCGAAGGCGTATGTGGGGATTATCGTCTCGCTCTCAATGGTCCGTGAGTTGGGACCGGTTCTCACGGCCCTTCTGGTGGGAGGACGGGTCGGCTCCGGGATTACCGCCGAGCTGGGGTCGATGAAGGTCACGGAGCAGATCGACGCGATGCGGGCCATGGGAGCGAACCCGATCAAGAAGCTGGTGGTGCCCCGAGTGCTGAGCACGATGCTGGTCCTGCCGCTGCTGACGGTCATGGCGGATATCCTGGGCATGCTGGGGGGCATGGTCATCTCCAAGTATGAGTTTCAGGTCGATTACCACCTCTACTACAATACCGTCACACGCAATCTGACGGTGACCGACATCGTCAGCGGTCTGGGTAAGACGGTGGTCTTCGGCTTTATCATCGCCATCGTCGGCTGCTATAAGGGACTGGAGACGGTCGGCGGAACGGAAGGCCTGGGGAAGGCCACGACCGCGACCGTGGTCACCTCGGCTATCGCCGTCATTATCGCGGATTTCTTTCTGACGAAATTCTTCTGGTGGCTGGAGGGCTGGTGAGATGAGTGCACCGGCTATCGAGTTCCGCCAGGTCTATAAGTCGTTCAACCACGTGCCCATCTTGGCTGGGATGGACCTCGCCATCCGATCAGGTGAGACGGTGACCATCATCGGCGGGAGCGGAATCGGCAAGAGCGTCACCTTAAAGCTGGTCGTCGGCCTGCTCAAGCCGGAGGCGGGGCAGATTTTCATCGAGGGGGAGGATATCGTACCGCTGGCGGAGGACCAACTCACCCGGATCCGGAAGAAGATCGGGATGGTCTTTCAGGGGTCGGCGCTCTTCGATTCCCTCTCGGTTGCAGAGAACATCGCCTACCCGCTCCGGGAACACACGACCATGTCGGAGCGGCAGATCCGGGAACGGGTCATGGAAACGCTCCGCCTTGTCGGGCTCGAAGGCGCCGAGGACAAGGAGCCGGCCGACCTGTCGGGCGGGATGAGGAAGCGGGTCGCCCTAGCCAGAGCGATCGCCTTGACGCCAAAGATTATACTGTATGACGAGCCGACAACCGGCCTAGATCCGACCAACACTGAAAAGATCAACGAGTTAATCGTCGATATGGACAGGAAGCTCGAGGTGACGTCTGTCGTAGTCACCCACGATATGCGGAGCGCGTTCAAGATCTCGGATCGAATCGGTCTGCTGGATAAGGGCAAGATTGCCGTCGTCGGAACGCCTCAAGAGATCGAACGGGCCGATCTGCCGCTGGTCCGGCAGTTCATTCACGGGGCAATGGCGTGAGGAGTGTGCGATGACGGAACGTGAACGGTGGATGCGGTTGCGCGTGGGAGTCTTTGTCCTGGGGCTCATAGGTCTCTTTGTCGTCTTTGTCCTCACCATCGGGAGCCAGAGCCGAATCTTCGAGCGCCGCTACACCCTGCACGCCTTTTTCAGCACCATTGAAGGGCTGAATGTCGGGGCGCCGGTCCGTCTCGCCGGCACCTCCATCGGCTCGGTCCGTGACATTACCTTCAGCAAAGACCTTGCCAGCAAGAAGATCCGAGTCACCATGAGCCTCGACGCCAGGCTTCAGGACCGGATACGGGAAGATTCGATTGCGAGCATCGGGACCGTCGGGCTGGTCGGAGACAAGGTGCTCGAGTTAACAGTGGGCAGTCCTGAGAAGCCGATCCTGCTGCCAGGGGCGACCATCGCGAGCGTCGACCCGCCGGACTATGCCAAGCTGCTCCAAAAAGGGGATCAGATCGTGACCAACGTGGTCAAGATCTCGG
Coding sequences within:
- a CDS encoding ABC transporter permease — its product is MRNVAVALGGRSIRLLELLGGLSQLTYDTMHCAFTPPINPRALIQQVDHIGVKSISIAAVAAVFTGLVLALQTAYGLSRFGAKAYVGIIVSLSMVRELGPVLTALLVGGRVGSGITAELGSMKVTEQIDAMRAMGANPIKKLVVPRVLSTMLVLPLLTVMADILGMLGGMVISKYEFQVDYHLYYNTVTRNLTVTDIVSGLGKTVVFGFIIAIVGCYKGLETVGGTEGLGKATTATVVTSAIAVIIADFFLTKFFWWLEGW
- a CDS encoding ABC transporter ATP-binding protein — protein: MSAPAIEFRQVYKSFNHVPILAGMDLAIRSGETVTIIGGSGIGKSVTLKLVVGLLKPEAGQIFIEGEDIVPLAEDQLTRIRKKIGMVFQGSALFDSLSVAENIAYPLREHTTMSERQIRERVMETLRLVGLEGAEDKEPADLSGGMRKRVALARAIALTPKIILYDEPTTGLDPTNTEKINELIVDMDRKLEVTSVVVTHDMRSAFKISDRIGLLDKGKIAVVGTPQEIERADLPLVRQFIHGAMA
- a CDS encoding MlaD family protein, which produces MTERERWMRLRVGVFVLGLIGLFVVFVLTIGSQSRIFERRYTLHAFFSTIEGLNVGAPVRLAGTSIGSVRDITFSKDLASKKIRVTMSLDARLQDRIREDSIASIGTVGLVGDKVLELTVGSPEKPILLPGATIASVDPPDYAKLLQKGDQIVTNVVKISDALGQLVGGGAGAGARQDLAESIASFNRIMGEIEQGTGLLHAMVYEKRSGNILKELSEVTTALRQLSNLMKEVQNQKGLAHILFADPRAESIMADLDQTSKNLKLVSSRLAKGEGTLGALIDDPTLYEDLSSLLRGAERSRILRSLIQSTRRSGASAEPQ